Below is a genomic region from Argiope bruennichi chromosome 11, qqArgBrue1.1, whole genome shotgun sequence.
AAAGGATGGACTGCAATGGTTTTTGTGGAAGACAGAAAGGATCCCCCGTCTGATGGAATTTGCCATGACGCTCTATCGCAATTACGATAAGCATATGAGCGAAATGGACAAATGGACCAGATTAGGGGAACTAACCATAGAGTCCATCTACTCTTCCCCAGGGCCAGAAAGTTGTTTCGGAGATTGCCCGATATGCACGGAGCCTCTGCATAGGAAAATAACAACTTCATGCGGGCACAACTTTCATGGAGAATGTCTAGAAATGTGGATGAAAGAAAACATGTCTTGTCCGCTGTGTAGAAAGAACCTCTGCGGGTATGCTTGGCA
It encodes:
- the LOC129956744 gene encoding E3 ubiquitin-protein ligase RNF126-B-like, which encodes MSLSLYTQLLRAVLEQLPEPAEVHVGEAYREEMVNIAKEMVPTIDLKLVPIISEELKSFARKKDGLQWFLWKTERIPRLMEFAMTLYRNYDKHMSEMDKWTRLGELTIESIYSSPGPESCFGDCPICTEPLHRKITTSCGHNFHGECLEMWMKENMSCPLCRKNLCGYAWHRS